One segment of Setaria viridis chromosome 4, Setaria_viridis_v4.0, whole genome shotgun sequence DNA contains the following:
- the LOC117853723 gene encoding glycosyltransferase family 92 protein Os08g0121900 has protein sequence MQSPPSPRRRGRALRLLLLLALAAAALLAFLTSTPAQHYASSVSSSSPARALLVPPPRTSSSSSNSKRLTLRAVREATSTPAYHGDPPDAVLLPDWEVLVLLRPGAPAPPGGNATCAFPGGAASPARSLGRMPASGRRAYTCDMPRPERRHKPFRAPRLIATSMTSSDDQSSESQSTPPLMLLRWSGRLVYDAVALHSTGDVLVLAKGVNPRQGVNRNASDVRCVYYRDNNNATGSVVASLPASTSAQQVFRCPPPPTTTTDDLRVTLAVADGEPIPSMATYSPPSPTPTDEKNKKVAVCACTMVRDVAKFLREWVAYHAAVGVDRFFLYDNGSQDDLEGQVRQLNSAGFHVSTHLWPWPKTQEAGFSYAAAVHRDSCEWMAFVDVDEFIFSPSWAPSSKPTKSMLRSIVAAVEPDVGQVTLGCKDFGPSGQTKHPEEGVTQGYTCRRRAEERHKSLVRLDAVDPSLINSIHHFELRPELRWERSQQARVNHYKYQAWDEFKVKFRRRVSTYVADWTDPVNHGSKDRTPGLGFEAVEPAGWAHKFCDVEDTLLRDVTRGWFGVGFSSNKLRRLGPPTHYSSS, from the coding sequence ATGCAGTCGCcgccctccccgcgccgccgcggcagggcgctgcgcctgctcctcctcctcgccctcgccgccgccgcgctcctcgcctTCCTCACCTCCACCCCGGCACAGCACTACGCCTCCTCCGTCTCCTCGTCCTCGCCCGCGCGCGCCCTACTCGtaccgccgccgcgcaccagcagcagcagcagcaatagtAAGCGCCTCACCCTGCGCGCCGTCCGGGAAGCAACGTCGACGCCCGCCTACCACGGAGACCCACCGGACGCCGTCCTGCTCCCGGACTGGGAGGTCCTCGTCCTGctccgccccggcgcccccgccccgcccggGGGCAACGCCACCTGCGCCTTCCCAGGCGGGGCGGCGTCCCCGGCTCGATCGCTCGGGAGGATGCCCGCGTCCGGCCGCCGAGCATACACCTGCGACATGCCCAGGCCGGAGCGCCGCCACAAGCCCTTCCGCGCGCCGAGGCTGATCGCGACCTCGATGACCTCCTCCGACGACCAATCCTCCGAATCCCAGTCGACGCCGCCTTTGATGCTGCTGCGCTGGAGCGGCCGCCTCGTCTACGACGCCGTCGCGCTCCACAGCACCGGCGACGTGCTCGTCCTCGCCAAGGGAGTCAACCCGCGCCAGGGTGTCAACCGCAACGCCTCCGACGTCCGCTGCGTCTACTACCGCGATAATAACAACGCCACCGGTAGCGTCGTCGCCTCGCTCCCGGCGTCCACCTCGGCGCAGCAGGTCTTCCGCTGCCCGCCCCCGCCGACCACGACGACCGACGACCTCCGCGTCACGCTCGCCGTCGCGGACGGCGAGCCCATCCCCTCCATGGCGACCTACAGCCCTCCATCCCCTACGCCGACGGacgagaagaacaagaaggtcgCGGTGTGCGCGTGCACCATGGTCCGCGATGTGGCCAAGTTCCTGCGCGAGTGGGTGGCGTACCACGCGGCCGTGGGCGTCGACCGCTTCTTCCTCTACGACAACGGAAGCCAGGACGACCTGGAGGGCCAGGTGCGCCAGCTCAACTCCGCCGGCTTCCACGTCTCCACGCACCTCTGGCCCTGGCCCAAGACGCAGGAGGCCGGCTTCTCCTACGCGGCCGCCGTGCACCGAGATTCCTGCGAGTGGATGGCGTTCGTCGACGTCGACGAGTTCATCTTCTCCCCGAGCTGGGCTCCATCAAGCAAGCCGACCAAATCCATGCTCCgctccatcgtcgccgccgtcgagccgGATGTCGGGCAGGTGACACTAGGTTGCAAGGATTTCGGACCCTCGGGCCAGACCAAGCACCCCGAGGAGGGAGTCACCCAGGGCTACACTTGCCGGAGGCGAGCGGAGGAGCGGCACAAGTCGCTCGTCCGGCTCGACGCCGTGGACCCGTCACTGATCAACTCCATCCACCATTTCGAGCTCCGGCCGGAGTTGAGGTGGGAGCGGTCTCAGCAAGCCCGAGTGAACCACTACAAGTACCAAGCTTGGGACGAGTTCAAGGTGAAGTTCCGCCGCCGCGTGTCGACCTACGTGGCGGACTGGACGGACCCGGTGAACCATGGCTCCAAGGACAGGACGCCAGGCCTAGGGTTCGAGGCGGTCGAGCCGGCCGGGTGGGCGCACAAGTTCTGCGACGTGGAGGACACCTTGCTCCGGGACGTGACCCGGGGGTGGTTCGGTGTTGGATTCAGCAGCAACAAGCTTCGGCGACTCGGACCGCCAACTCATTACAGCAGCTCATAG
- the LOC117853046 gene encoding uncharacterized protein — protein sequence MCIAAWIWQAHPVHQLLLLLNRDEFHSRPTKAVGWWGEGSKKILGGRDVLGGGTWMGCTKDGRLAFLTNVLEPDAMPGARTRGDLPLRYLQSNKSPLEVATEVAEEADEYNGFNLILADLTTNIMVYVSNRPKGQPATIQLVSPGLHVLSNARLDSPWQKAIRLGKNFRELLMKHGDDEVEVKDIVERLMTDTTKADKDTLPNTGCDPNWEHGLSSIFIEVQTDQGLYGTRSTAVLSVNYDGEASLYEKYLESGIWKDHTVNYQID from the exons ATGTGCATAGCTGCATGGATTTGGCAAGCTCACCCTGTGCAccagctcctgctcctgctcaaCAGAGATGAGTTCCACAGCAG GCCTACAAAGGCAGTAGGATGGTGGGGAGAAGGCTCAAAGAAGATTCTTGGAGGCAGGGATGTGCTTGGTGGAGGAACATGGATGGGGTGCACCAAGGATGGCAGGCTCGCATTCCTGACCAATGTGCTTGAGCCAGATGCCATGCCCGGCGCACGAACTAGGGGAGACCTGCCCCTCAGGTACCTGCAG AGCAACAAGAGCCCACTTGAAGTTGCAACTGAAGTGGCAGAAGAAGCTGATGAATACAATGGCTTCAACCTCATACTAGCTGATCTAACCACAAATATTATGGTCTATGTGTCAAACCGGCCCAAGGGGCAGCCCGCGACAATTCAACTCGTCTCACCAGGACTCCATGTGCTGTCCAATGCAAGGCTAGATAGCCCTTGGCAGAAG GCAATTCGCCTTGGCAAAAACTTCAGGGAGCTTCTTATGAAGCATGGTGATGATGAGGTTGAAGTGAAGGATATAGTTGAGAGGCTAATGACTGACACTACAAAGGCTGACAAAGATACACTGCCAAACACTGGTTGTGATCCCAACTGGGAGCATGGTCTGAGCTCCATTTTCATCGAGGTGCAAACTGACCAA GGGCTCTATGGGACACGAAGCACAGCAGTTTTATCAGTGAACTATGATGGTGAAGCTAGCTTGTACGAGAAGTACCTCGAGAGTGGTATATGGAAGGATCACACGGTGAATTACCAGATAGATTAA
- the LOC117853045 gene encoding probable tRNA-splicing endonuclease subunit Sen2, with the protein MDLPGPRWKKGKDGKDFAALAAANPMSRIVAELQASLRDSQAVAILSVDGGDAILAVGPHQAALLNRAAFGSVKHAGEERQWFQLGPEEVFFLCHALRCIAVETENKKRMGEGDLWDLLNSISEPFPEMYKAYEHLRFKNWVVRSGKQYGADFVAYRHHPALVHSEFAVTVVPEGKAFGTRCGSLQVWSDLLCKLRASGSVAKTLLVLTISAENKCGSSDCLEKMIVHERTITRWIPQQCREQQDKPCREEASREEQDDTREGVVFSYWGVILSFTILSSLLVYKLKF; encoded by the coding sequence ATGGATTTGCCAGGTCCGAGATGGAAGAAGGGCAAGGACGGCAAGGACTTTGCAGCTCTCGCAGCGGCCAATCCCATGTCGAGGATAGTTGCTGAGCTCCAGGCTTCACTGAGGGACTCACAAGCCGTGGCGATATTATCAGTGGATGGCGGGGATGCGATTCTTGCGGTAGGACCACACCAAGCCGCACTTCTGAACCGCGCCGCCTTTGGGTCTGTAAAACATGCAGGAGAGGAGAGGCAATGGTTCCAGCTAGGCCCCGAGGAGGTGTTCTTCCTTTGCCATGCCCTCAGGTGCATCGCAGTCGAAACGGAGAACAAGAAGCGGATGGGTGAAGGGGACCTGTGGGATCTCTTGAACTCCATCTCAGAGCCATTCCCGGAGATGTACAAGGCGTATGAGCACCTTAGATTCAAGAATTGGGTTGTGAGGTCAGGAAAGCAGTACGGTGCAGATTTTGTAGCTTACCGTCATCATCCGGCACTTGTACACTCGGAGTTTGCAGTAACTGTAGTTCCAGAAGGCAAAGCATTTGGCACCAGATGTGGCTCCTTGCAGGTGTGGTCTGATCTACTCTGCAAACTTCGGGCTTCTGGCAGTGTGGCCAAGACATTACTTGTTCTCACCATCAGCGCCGAGAACAAGTGTGGGTCCTCAGATTGTTTGGAAAAGATGATTGTTCATGAGAGGACTATCACGAGATGGATACCGCAGCAGTGCCGCGAGCAACAAGACAAACCGTGCAGAGAAGAAGCAAGCAGGGAAGAACAAGACGATACAAGAGAGGGTGTAGTATTTAGCTATTGGGGTGTAATATTAAGCTTTACAATTCTTTCTAGCTTACTTGTCTACAAGCTCAAATTTTGA
- the LOC117853235 gene encoding DNA-binding protein MNB1B, translating into MKGAKSKGAAKADAKLAVKSKGAEKPAKGRKGKAGKDPNKPKRAPSAFFVFMEEFRKEFKEKNPKNKSVAEVGKAAGNRWKSLTDADKAPYVAKANKLKSEYNKAIAAYNKGESTAAAKKAPAKEEEEEDEEESDKSKSEVNDEDDDEGSEEEEDDDE; encoded by the exons ATGAAGGGGGCCAAATCCAAGGGCGCCGCCAAGGCAGATGCCAA GTTGGCGGTGAAGAGCAAGGGAGCGGAGAAGCCCGCCAAGGGCAGGAAGGGAAAGGCCGGCAAGGACCCCAACAAGCCCAAGAGGGCGCCCAgcgccttcttcgtcttcat GGAGGAATTCCGCAAGGAGTTCAAGGAGAAGAACCCTAAGAACAAGTCTGTTGCGGAG GTGGGAAAAGCAGCCGGTAACAGGTGGAAATCCCTGACAGATGCG GACAAGGCTCCTTATGTAGCCAAGGCCAATAAGCTCAAGTCGGAGTACAACAAGGCCATTGCCGCCTACAACAAGGGCGAG AGCACTGCTGCCGCCAAGAAGGCTCCTgccaaggaggaagaggaggaagatgaagaggagTCTGACAAGTCAAAGTCCGAGGTcaatgatgaggatgatgacgaGGGTAGTGAGGAG gaggaagacgatgacgaGTGA
- the LOC117853233 gene encoding uncharacterized protein: protein MQMSHHHTKPSRRRSRGTAEKAASREIPIQPPPNVIARLMGIDAIPIPIPAPKPAAIVQAHAHPTSCLKPPATASGAEAKVISPRSAPFRQAKCSLLSYRSRDLNGDSSSSRHHCLKKMRVPGRSRSRQRRRHPQEDLLQKIRHDFQAAWQQASNAMDSCSVTSAARLPTTSSTHLLDGRCIQMIAQENLRKQKMARYGLASSMAMEGENSLKNAMQQTDDPKPEERVITVLRAGPCAGAAASGKFRDLEGADKDEELLQPTTIVLLKPSSDVDAQEGQEPLFGLPKVTRDGNMSRFLQEVKEMLQQQLKANATSDLNTTTWGTEPEQIARGLAKQTKETVTKDLLSKRFFRSESFRGFRSDRKRKEATTKQASPEHVRIVTRNHLAHRITSATPRARTETVSSSPKKDDEESVSSSCSITSSERVRSLADVSPSASGIGFGDECQMKHKDDSTVSSARALFRSFSAPELGFSLGILFGDGSVRSATHEASGMASEGSAAMTSKNRTSFGFIRGTVSSLRHSFSLRKNLFRRKTHWSKKTSLVELHPQMAIGTAPPSPETFNLFKVAQANLTELPPSPVSPLEGHSCRHFFSDLNCTLPELSPKCVSEFEAPASELSYRTDITGETACNQDKAYIREVLVAAGLYDDGSSDNKANARVDSMARPICDGIFEEVEDIYYYRGKYCDDAIGTYNDAGGNATDHRMLFDLANEALQSLVQGAKTGSSLRQWIIDSTGVSRGRRLVDDVWQQVQTLRNPQMQEMQTIDSMVAYEIRKSVWADALYEDVYVVGRKIERAIFDELVEDLMVEVFI, encoded by the exons ATGCAGATGAGTCATCATCATACTAAGCCATCCAGACGGAGGAGCAGGGGCACTGCAGAGAAGGCGGCATCCAGAGAGATCCCCATCCAGCCACCGCCGAACGTCATCGCCCGCCTCATGGGCATCGACGCCATCCCGATCCCGATCCCGGCGCCAAAGCCTGCGGCCATCGTCCAAGCGCATGCGCACCCAACCAGCTGCCTCAAACCACCTGCTACCGCTAGTGGCGCTGAAGCCAAGGTCATCTCGCCTCGCTCCGCGCCCTTCAGGCAAGCCAAGTGCAGCCTGCTGTCGTACCGCAGCCGGGACCTGAATGGAGATTCCAGTTCTTCCAGGCATCATTGCCTGAAGAAGATGAGGGTGCCCGGAAGATCGCGctcgcgccagcgccgccgccatccccagGAGGACCTGCTTCAGAAGATCAGGCACGATTTCCAGGCCGCATGGCAGCAGGCGTCCAATGCAATGGACAGTTGTTCGGTTACTTCTGCAGCGCGGCTACCGACTACAAGCAGCACTCATCTGTTGGACGGCAGGTGCATCCAGATGATCGCGCAGGAGAACCTGCGCAAGCAAAAGATGGCGAGATATGGTCTTGCGAGCAGCATGGCAATGGAGGGTGAGAATTCACTCAAGAATGCTATGCAACAAACTGATGATCCAAAGCCTGAAGAGAGGGTCATAACAGTACTGAGAGCAGGGCCCtgtgcaggtgcagcagcaTCTGGAAAATTCAGAGATCTTGAGGGGGCAGACAAGGATGAAGAGTTGCTGCAACCGACAACGATAGTGCTCCTCAAGCCAAGTTCTGATGTAGATGCTCAAGAGGGTCAGGAACCGCTGTTTGGTTTGCCAAAAGTGACGAGGGATGGCAACATGAGCAGGTTTCTTCAGGAGGTAAAGGAGATGCTTCAGCAACAGCTCAAAGCGAATGCCACGAGCGACCTCAACACAACCACCTGGGGAACCGAGCCAGAGCAAATCGCTCGAGGCCTTGCAAAGCAGACCAAAGAAACTGTCACCAAGGATCTTCTCAGTAAACGATTCTTCCGGTCAGAGTCCTTCCGCGGTTTCAGAAGCGACCGCAAGCGCAAGGAGGCTACTACAAAACAGGCATCTCCAGAGCATGTCAGGATCGTCACGAGGAACCATCTAGCTCACAGGATCACGAGTGCCACACCAAGAGCAAGAACCGAAACAGTATCGTCGTCACCGAAGAAAGACGATGAAGAATCAGTGAGCTCCTCGTGCTCCATCACAAGTAGTGAAAGGGTCAGGTCGTTGGCAGATGTATCTCCGTCAGCGTCAGGCATTGGCTTTGGCGACGAATGCCAGATGAAGCACAAGGATGACAGTACTGTGTCGTCAGCACGGGCACTATTCCGGTCGTTCTCTGCACCGGAGTTGGGGTTCTCCCTAGGTATTCTGTTTGGGGATGGCAGTGTGAGGAGCGCAACGCATGAAGCTTCAGGCATGGCTTCTGAAGGTTCTGCAGCGATGACAAGCAAGAACCGTACTAGTTTCGGCTTCATCAGGGGGACGGTCTCAAGCTTGAGGCACAGCTTCAGCCTGAGAAAGAATCTGTTCAGGAGGAAGACCCATTGGTCGAAGAAGAcgtctcttgtagagctccacCCTCAGATGGCGATTGGCACGGCACCTCCGTCTCCTGAAACTTTCAACCTGTTCAAGGTTGCGCAG GCTAATCTCACCGAGTTGCCTCCTAGCCCAGTGTCCCCACTGGAGGGCCACAGCTGCCGCCATTTCTTCAGTGACTTGAACTGCACCTTGCCAG AACTGAGCCCGAAATGTGTGTCAGAATTCGAGGCACCTGCCAGTGAATTATCATACAGGACAGACATTACTGGTGAAACAGCATGCAACCAAGACAAGGCCTACATCAGAGAGGTCCTTGTTGCCGCTGGCTTATACGACGACGGGTCATCGGACAACAAGGCCAATGCCAGGGTGGACTCCATGGCCAGACCGATCTGCGACGGCATCTTTGAGGAGGTGGAGGACATCTACTACTACCGCGGCAAGTATTGCGATGATGCCATCGGCACGTACAACGACGCTGGAGGAAATGCAACGGATCACAGGATGCTGTTCGACCTTGCCAACGAAGCATTGCAGAGCTTGGTGCAGGGTGCGAAGACCGGTTCCTCGCTGCGGCAATGGATCATTGACAGTACTGGTGTGTCGCgagggaggaggctggtggatgATGTGTGGCAGCAG GTGCAAACACTGAGGAACCCCCAGATGCAGGAAATGCAGACAATAGATAGCATGGTGGCATATGAAATCCGGAAATCTGTGTGGGCTGATGCTTTGTACGAGGATGTTTATGTTGTTGGGAGGAAGATTGAACGTGCCATCTTTGATGAACTGGTTGAAGACCTCATGGTAGAGGTTTTCATCTGA
- the LOC117853310 gene encoding uncharacterized protein, whose translation MEPSDLNTHLPPRKRLLAGLRTAATSCDAAEPLPSPLASGDLAARLREMALAANASASSPEEMIEAARAAAEAATDAAAAARAAAAEKAAVAAKARAAARAAMEFLDSFSRTGTSRNGLQFKVKSRKKHVQVKMLYRPNGTLGDAPKPRRRKQSDEEIARNLHRAMNSSPRISHTGPPKRPRGKAGDGKDGAAPGEGNREGRDDACNGSSTHAPIEAGGGLSNGCCEEKSSETTVPLFKHGGPDDGGDDPSRHAAKSRGDVTDNGVGTGNLSAARKVKIKRKELLLNQHNNKETEEPKETEPSVQPIGQDEPKTNGNGTEKHGSPADAKAPGDGTASMKITSVWKFKKLKTSHCSSDSKVLHNVCSSPTAAETSASVKAD comes from the coding sequence ATGGAGCCGTCGGATCTGAACACCCACCTGCCGCCGCGGAAGCGGCTGCTCGCCGGGCTCAGGACGGCGGCCACCTCCTGCGACGCAGCCGAGCCCCTCCCGTCCCCGCTCGCCTCCGGCGAtctcgccgcccgcctccgcgagATGGCGCTCGCCGCCAACGCCTCGGCCTCCTCGCCCGAGGAAATGATCGAAGCGGCGAGGGCGGCTGCGGAAGCCGCTACCGATGCGGCCGCGGCTGCCcgagccgccgcggccgagaAAGCGGCCGTGGCCGCCAAGGCTAGGGCCGCTGCGCGGGCTGCTATGGAGTTCCTCGATTCCTTTTCCAGGACAGGCACGTCCAGGAACGGCCTCCAGTTCAAGGTCAAGTCGAGGAAGAAGCATGTCCAGGTCAAGATGTTGTACAGGCCCAATGGAACCCTGGGGGATGCTCCCAAGCCTAGGAGGCGCAAGCAGTCCGATGAAGAGATCGCACGCAATTTGCACCGTGCCATGAATAGCTCACCGAGGATCTCTCACACTGGACCACCCAAGAGGCCTCGCGGCAAAGCCGGTGATGGCAAAGATGGAGCCGCCCCCGGTGAAGGTAACAGGGAAGGTCGTGACGATGCTTGCAATGGTTCTTCAACTCATGCGCCAATTGAGGCTGGCGGTGGCTTATCTAATGGATGCTGTGAGGAGAAATCTAGCGAGACAACTGTTCCATTGTTCAAGCATGGGGGTCCTGATGATGGTGGTGATGACCCGTCTAGGCATGCTGCAAAGAGTAGAGGCGATGTTACTGATAATGGAGTTGGCACTGGAAACTTGAGCGCTGCTCGGaaagtgaagatcaagaggaaGGAATTGCTTCTGAACCAACATAAcaataaagaaacagaagagCCCAAGGAAACAGAACCCTCTGTACAACCTATAGGACAGGATGAGCCAAAGACGAATGGAAATGGAACAGAAAAGCATGGGAGTCCAGCAGATGCAAAGGCCCCAGGTGACGGCACGGCGTCGATGAAGATTACATCTGTATGGAAGTTCAAGAAGTTAAAAACGTCACACTGTTCATCCGACAGCAAGGTGTTGCACAACGTGTGTTCCTCTCCTACAGCAGCCGAAACTTCAGCTTCGGTGAAAGCTGATTAG